The Anolis carolinensis isolate JA03-04 chromosome 2, rAnoCar3.1.pri, whole genome shotgun sequence genome has a window encoding:
- the LOC107982336 gene encoding dnaJ homolog subfamily C member 24-like: MQEGGKTVVLDARAKPSYAMTLGELPEKDWYSILGTAPSDSLTELKKKYQSLVLLYHPDKQSTDVPSGEVEARMQRFIKIDRAWKILGNEETKKVYALQQCDRELTQGWLVDAQVLTEDMNWNQSKTL, from the coding sequence ATGCAGGAAGGAGGCAAAACCGTGGTGTTGGATGCTAGAGCTAAACCTAGTTATGCAATGACTTTGGGAGAACTGCCTGAAAAGGATTGGTACAGCATTCTGGGTACAGCACCATCAGATAGTTTAACGGAATTGAAAAAGAAGTATCAAAGCCTAGTATTACTGTATCATCCAGACAAGCAGAGCACAGATGTGCCATCAGGAGAAGTGGAGGCACGGATGCAGAGATTCATCAAAATTGATCGAGCATGGAAAATTCTAGGGAATGAAGAGACAAAAAAAGTGTATGCCCTGCAGCAGTGTGACCGTGAATTAACACAAGGGTGGCTAGTGGATGCTCAGGTTTTAACTGAAGATATGAACTGGAATCAAAGTAAGACATTATGA